In Cyclopterus lumpus isolate fCycLum1 chromosome 13, fCycLum1.pri, whole genome shotgun sequence, the genomic window accttctgggtctacagtcctggtcctccatgaaggaaccttctgggtctacagccctggtcctccatgaaggaaccttctgggtctacagccctggtcctccatgaaggaaccttctgggtctacagtcctggtcctccatgaaggaaccttctgggtctacagCCCTGGTCCAccatgaaggaaccttctgggtctacagccctggtcctccatgaaggaaccttctgggtctacagccctggtcctccatgaaggaaccttctgggtctacagTCCTGGTCCAccatgaaggaaccttctgggtctacagtcctggtcctccatgaaggaaccttctgggtctacagccctggtcctccatgaaggaaccttctgggtctacagtcctggtcctccatgaaggaaccttctgggtctacagccctggtcctccatgaaggaaccttctgggtctacagtcctggtcctccatgaaggaaccttctgggtctacagccctggtcctccatgaaggaaccttctgggtctacagtcctggtcctccatgaaggaaccttctgggtctacagccctggtcctccatgaaggaaccttctgggtctacagccctggtcctccatgaaggaaccttctgggtctacagtcctggtcctccatgaaggaaccttctgggtctacagccctggtcctccatgaaggaaccttctgggtctacagccctggtcctccatgaaggaaccttctgggtctacagccctggtcctccatgaaggaaccttctgggtctacagCCCTGGTCCAccatgaaggaaccttctgggtctacagtcctggtcctccatgaaggaaccttctgggtctacagtcctggtcctccatgaaggaaccttctgggtctacagtcctggtcctccatgaaggaaccttctgggtctacagccctggtcctccatgaaggaaccttctgggtctacagtcctggtcctccatgaaggaaccttctgggtctacagCCCTGGTCCAccatgaaggaaccttctgggtctacagtcctggtcctccatgaaggaaccttctgggtctacagCCCTGGTCCAccatgaaggaaccttctgggtctacagccctggtcctccatgaaggaaccttctgggtctacagCCCTGGTCCAccatgaaggaaccttctgggtctacagCCCTGGTCCACCATGAAGGAAACTTCTGGGTCTacagtcctggtcctccatgaaggaaccttctgggtctacagCCCTGGTCCAccatgaaggaaccttctgggtctacagccctggtcctccatgaaggaaccttctgggtctacagTCCTGGTCCAccatgaaggaaccttctgggtctacagtcctggtcctccatgaaggaaccttctgggtctacagtcctggtcctccatgaaggaaccttctgggtctacagccctggtcctccatgaaggaaccttctgggtctacagCCCTGGTCCAccatgaaggaaccttctgggtctacagccctggtcctccatgaaggaaccttctaAGTCTacagtcctggtcctccatgaaggaaccttctgggtctacagccctggtcctccatgaaggaaccttctgggtctacagCCCTGGTCCAccatgaaggaaccttctgggtctacagccctggtcctccatgaaggaaccttctgggtctacagtcctggtcctccatgaaggaaccttctgggtctacagtcctggtcctccatgaaggaaccttctgggtctacagccctggtcctccatgaaggaaccttctgggtctacagccctggtcctccatgaaggaaccttctgggtctaaactcctggtcctccatgaaggaaccttctgggtctacagtcctggtcctccatgaaggaaccttctgggtctacagtcctggtcctccatATAGTCCGGTGTGAAGACCACCTTTCAGACCCACTGTGGTTTCTGTTGACCTGGTCTGAGATCAGTTCTAATGTCTTCCAGTCAACAACAAATAGGAAACGCGTCTAGTTGGATCTTCTTGTTCCGGTccttaatataaataaatatagatctTGATGTTTATCCTTCACGGTGTTTCTGGCTCTTTGATCATTTATAGTTCATGTTTTCTGGTGTTTGGGACTGGAGAGGGTCCTGTTGGGGACCCGGGTCCTGTTGGGGACCCGGGTCCTGAGATCCAGACCTAAGGCCCAGTTCAGCTGcaggtcctccctcctctggcCATCAGTGGTTCCTTTGTTCTCCGTTACCGGTTCCTGGTTCTCCGTTACCGGTTCCTTTGTTCTCCGTTCTCTGGTTCTCCGTTACGGTTCCTTTGTTCTCCGTTACCGGTTCCTTTGATCTCCGGTTCCTGGTTCTCCATTACCGGTTCCTTTGTTCTCCGTTACCGGTTCCTTTGTTCTCCGGTTCCTGGTTCTCCGTTACCGGTTCCTTTGTTCTCCGTTACCGGTTCCTTTGTTCTCCGGTTCCTGGTTCTCCGTTACCGGTTCCTTTGTTCTCCGTTACCGGCTCCTTTGTTCTCCGTTACCGGTTCCTTTGTTCTCCGGTTCCTGGTTCTCCGTTACCGGTTCCTTTGTTCTCTGTTACCGGTTCCTTTGTTCTCCGTTCCTGGTTCTCAACGCTGACTTGTTTGTTCCTCAGACGACGGCGGCGGCACTCCGGTTCAGGATGAACACCCGGCGTCAGGCGGCGAGGAGGAGCGGAGCGTTGGGCGCCGATCTGAGGTCAGAATGACATCGCGCTCCTCTTGGGGAAGCTGTCAGAACGTTGGTTAAAGCTGGTCTGGGACCAGCGTCTCAATGTTTTGTCTCCTCAACAGGACGAGAGCAGCAACGATGGAGACGCCCGGCGCTCCACGGAGACCGGCGACCCCGACAAGGAGGAGCGCACAGGAGCCGACAGCGACTCGGAGGCCGAGGAGGCGCCCAGGGGTCGCCACGGCAACGAagaagaggacgacgacgacgacaaaaGCACGGCGGAGACGGCGGCTCCTCAcagcgacgaggaggaggaggacgacgctCCGGTCAAACGTAGAGTGAGCGGCTCGGAGGAGGAGTCGCCCGTCAAACGCGGAGCGTCGGATCACGAGGAGGCGGGACAGTCGTCTCCGGCCAAACGCCGGGGGAGCAGCTCAGacgtggaggagaaggaggaggaggagcacaaaGAAACCGCAGGCAGCGACTCGGACAGCGAGGAGCACAAAGCCGCCGCGCCTCCTGGTCGCCGGTCCAACGCCGACAGTGACTCTGACACGGAGACGCCGGCGCAACGCAAGGTGGCGCAGATAGACtctgacgaggaggaggagaaaccgaaggaggaggaaggaggaggaggaggaggaggaggagggaaatggAAGGCTGTGATGCAGTCTgacagtgaagaggaggaggaggagggaaggaggaagaaggctgcagcaggaagtgacggagagaaggaggagaaggagcagaaaaATGAGAGtgacgaggaggacgagaagcCAGGTaactgacctcagaccagctCACGGACACTTGGATCATTATTATGAGTatcactgatgtgtgtgtgtgtgtgtgtgtgtgtgtgtgtgtgtagtgaagaggaagaaggccATCTTGTCAGACAGcgaggatgatgaagacgaggagaaaccAGGTAAGGTGACGCCTGCCGGCCGCCCTCTTCACTGACCCTGAGAACCGTGGGATAATCGCGTGTCTTCCCAGCCAAGAGGAGTCGCGCCGTGTCGGACGGCGAGAACTCGGACAGCGACGCGCCGCCCGGCCCCGACGAGACTCTGGCGGCCAAGCTGAGGGAGCTGGGCTCGGACAGCggcagcgaggaagaggaggagaggacgaagGCCGCGGGGGAGAAGAAGGACGAGAAGGCGCTGTTCGGCAGCGACAGCGAATCAGGAGACGGGGACGAGGAGGAGTGAGTCCTGCGCCTCCTTCAGGCTCCATTGTTAATTCAGATTTAGTGGTTTTATTTCCAGTAAAACATTTGATGGTTTTCCttttatcatattttttataataatattaaaaccaATTGGTTTATAATCATCAGGTGAATCAATAATTcttatcatatatttatattttctgtaaTAAATGATCTGGTATCAGTTCACTCcaagtgacctttgacctctcgtCCTCAGGAAGATGATCGCGGACATCTTCGGCGAGTCTGgcgacgaggaggaagaggagttcaCGGTGAGTTCCTCCCCCTCCGAGAGTCACGAGAGGTTCAGACGTTGTGACGAAGACGAGCGTGTCCTTCGTCCTCCTGCAGGGCTTCAACCAGGAGGACCTGGACGGGGACAAGAAGGAGgcgcaggagcagcaggagtcCGACTCCGATGACGGAGTGGACCGCAGCGGCCAAGagtaagaccagtacagagatgagtcctttatcagcactaaggtctaacaagaccagtacagagatgagtcctttatcagcactaaggtctaaccagaccagtacagagatgagtcctttatcagcactaaggtctaacaagaccagtacagagatgagtcctttatcagcactaaggtctaacaagaccagtacggagatgagtcctttatcagcactaaggtctaacaagaccagtacagagatgagtcctttatcagcactaaggtctaataagaccagtacagagatgagtcctttatcagcactaagatctaacaagaccagtacagagatgagtcctttatcagcactaaggtctaacaagaccagtacggagatgagtcctttatcagcactaaggtctaacaagaccagtacggagatgagtcctttatcagcactaaggtctaaccagaccagtacagagatgagtcctttatcagcactaaggtctaacaagaccagtacggagatgagtcctttatcagcactaaggtctaacaagaccagtacagagatgagtcctttatcagcactaaggtctaaccagaccagtacagagatgagtcctttatctcatttcatgtataaatgtgtatttgtgctcAGCACCAGCTTCATGTCCGACTTCGACGTCATGCTCGCTCGGCGGAAGGCCATGAACAGCAGGAAGCGGCGGCACCGTGACGGAGGGACCTTCATCAGCGACGCCGACGACGTGGTCAGCGCCATGATCAGCAAGATGAACGAGGCAGCGGAGGTaagctccttcaaaataaaagcccgcCCGCCGAGCGTCTCTTTCCCTGTAGCGCTGACTGTGTTTTACTTTGACAGGAGGATCGAACTTTGAACAGCCAGAAGAAACCAGCGCTGAAGAAGCTCACGCTGCTGCCGCACGTCGTCATGCACCTGAAGAAGTAAGACGACCACCaggggcgagtcctctggttgtatagaagtctgtgcttcatgtgttaaagctgcattctctctactgaccaccagggggcgactcctctggttgtatagaagtctatgcttcatgtgttaaagctgcattctctctcctgaccaccagggggcgactcctctggttgtatagaagtctatgcttcatgtgttaaagctgcattttctctcctgaccaccagggggcgactcctctggttgtatagaagtctatgcttcatgtgttaaagctgcattctctctcctgaccaccagggggcgactcctctggttgtatagaagtctatgcttcatgtgttaaagctgcattctctctcctgaccaccaggcgggcgactcctctggttgtatagaagtctatgcttcatgtgttaaagctgcattctctctcctgaccaccagggggcgactcctctggttgtatagaagtctatgcttcatgtgttaaagctgcattctctctactgaccaccagggggcgactcctctggttgtatagaagtctatgcttcatgtgttaaagctgcattctctctcctgaccaccagggggcgactcctctggttgtatagaagtctatgcttcatgtgttaaagctgcattctctctactgaccaccagggggcgactcctctggttgtatagaagtctatgtttcatgtgttaaagctgcattctctctcctgaccaccagggggcgactcctctggttgtatagaagtctatgcttcatgtgttaaagctgcattctctctcctgaccaccagggggcgactcctctggttgtatagaagtctatgcttcatgtgttaaagctgcattctctctcctgaccaccagggggcgactcctctggttgtatagaagtctatataaatgactctacttctcttgatgtatttcctcagtaaacattgtaaacattagtttttggtctcaatctctagtttcaagtcttcttcaatacagaatgatgttcatttagtacattatggtcatttagagtcaaacagaccataatgcaggaTGAACAAAACCAGTCCAACTCATGGAGCTCTTTTCCCTCAGACAGGACTTGAAGGAGACGTTTATCGACAGCGGCGTGATGTCGGCCATTAAGGAGTGGATCAGCCCTCTTCCAGACAAATCTCTGCCGGCTCTCAGGATCCGAGAGGAGCTCCTCAGGATCCTGCATGAAGTGAGTCCTTGACCTGCCCTGTCTACTGGTCCAGGAGGCTCCCTGTCTACTGGTCCAGGAGGCTCCCTGTCTACTGGTCCAGGAGGCTCCCTGTCTACTGGTCCAGGAGGCTCCCTGTCTACTGGTCCAGGAGGCTCCCTGTCTACTGGTCCAGGAGGCTCCCTGTCTACTGGTCCAGGAGGCTCCCTGTCTACTGGTCCAGGAGGCTCCCTGTCTACTGGTCCAGGAGGCTCCGTGTCTACTGGTCCAGGAGGCTCCCTGTCTACTGGTCCAGGAGGCTCCCTGTCTACTGGTCCAGGAGGCTCCCTGTCTACTGGTCCAGGAGGCTCCCTGTCTACTGGTCCAGGAGGCTCCGTGTCTACTGGTCCAGGAGGCTCCGTGTCTACTGGTCCAGGATCTGTGTCTACTGGTCCAGGAGGCTCCCTGTCTACTGGTCCAGGAGGCTCCGTGTCTACTGGTCCAGGATCTGTGTCTACTGGTCCAGGAGGCTCCCTGTCTACTGGTCCAGGAGGCTCCCTGTCTACTGGTCCAGGATCTGTGTCTACTGGTCCAGGAGGCTCCGTGTCTACTGGTCCAGGATCTGTGTCTCACGTCTGTTTCCTCCTCAGCTGCCCAGCGTGAGCCAGGAGACCCTGAAACACAGCGGCATCGGGCGCTCCGTCATGTTTCTGTACAAACACCCCAAAGAGTCCCGGTCCAACAAAGACCTGGCCCTCAAGCTCATCAGTGAGTCCATCTGAGTAactgtggtggtgatgatgatgatggtggtggtgatgatgatgatggtggtgatgatgatgatggtggtgatgatggtggtgatggtgatgatgatggtggtgatgatgatggtggtgatgatggtggtgatgatgatggtggtggtgatgatgatgatggtggtggtggtgatggtggtgatgatggtgatgatgatgatggtggtgatgatggtgatgatgatgatggtggtgatgatgatgatgatggtggtgatgatgatgatgatggtgatgatggtggtgatgatgatgatggtggtggtgatggtggtgatgatgatgatggtggtgatgatgatggtggtggtgatgatggtggtgatggtggtggtggtggtggtggtgatgatgatgatggtggtggtgatggtgatggtgatgatgatgatggtggtgatggtgatgatgatgatgatgatggtggtgattatggtgatggtggtggtggtgatgatgatgatgatgatggtggtggtggtgatgatggtggtgatggtggtgatggtggtggtggtggtggtggtggtgatgatgatggtggtgatgatgatgatggtggtgattatggtgatgatggtggtggtggtgatgatgatggtgatgatggtggtgatggtggtgatggtggtgatggtgatggtgatgatgatggtggtggtgatggtgatgatgatggtgatggtgatgatgatggtggtggtgatggtggtgatgatggtgatggtgatgatgatggtggtggtgatggtggtgatgatggtgatgatggtgatgatgatgatgatgatggtggtggtggtggtggtggtgatgatgatggtggtgatggtggtgatggtggtggtagtggtgatgatggtggtggtgatgatggtggtggtgatgatggtggtggtggtggtgatggtggtggtgatggtggtgatgatgatggtaatgatgatggtgatgatgatgatggtggtgatggtgatggtggtgatgatgatggtgtctGGTCCACAGATGAGTGGTCGCGGCCGATCTTCGGCTTGACGTCCAACTACAAGGGGATGACGAGGGAGGAGCGTCAGCAGAGAGACCTGGACCAGCAGATGCCCCAGAAGCAGAGGCTCAGGTACCCACTCCCCCTGTAGACCTCTTCATGCACTCCCCCTGTAGACCTCCTCAtacactcctcctcccccccccccccccccctacacagtCAATCTTCGAAGGTGGAGAGGGCGGAGAGGGTCTTCTCTCCACCAATCAGGTTGAGTCAGAGTTGCATGTGACCTGAAGCACGTACGTTGTGGCTCCGCCCACGTCTGTTTGACGTTCTCATTGGTCGGTTGGAGCTTCTGAAGTACATTTTGAGATACTTGTACTTTATATTCCCTGCCAAGCTTTCATTCAGATtcaaatgaacacaacatgtaaataacaacaacataaaacgCAATATATTGCTGTTAAAACTACCAGCAGCGTCaataatatgtatgtgtgtgtgtgtatatgtatatgtgtgtgtgtgtatgtgtgtatgtgtatgtatgtatgtgtatatatatatatatatatatatatatatatatatatatatatatataatgtgtgtgtgtatatatatatatatatatatacatatatacacacacacacacactgtggtatTAGACCTTGAGTGTCGAGTCCGTAGAACGGATGTTTGTTCTTGGtccagagcaaaggtcaaaggtcagaagcAGCCTGTTAACTAACCGCTGTGAGGATGCTCAACCTgtgtgaccccgtgaccccaacccgactgtctctctctgcagctcggGGGGTCAGACGCCTCGGAGGGACCTGGAGAAGCAGCTGACCGGGGAGGAGAAGTAAGGTCACGTTCATGACCCTGAAGGTTCTGAAGGTTCTGCCATGTTCTAACAGAGTTCCAACTCGTCCCCACAGGGCTCTGAGACCCGGAGACCCCGGGTTCTGTGCCAGGGCCCGGGTACCGATGCCCTCCAACAAGGACTACGTGGTACGACCCAAATGGAACGTGGAGATGGAGTCCAGCAGGGTGAGTGAcctattaataatttaaaaagagaacagaTTCTAAAACAAGTTTCATTGTTGTATATTCTGTGTATAAAGACATGTTTCTGTAGTAGTACTGTTGTACCACAGagtattatttttacattgtgaCTTGAGAGGAAGAGAATCTGCTATATAAATAGACCCCCgaggtaaacaggaagtgaggtaaCGAGCTGAGCTGTGATTGGTCCTCTGTAGAGCGGCTTTAAGAAAGGCCTCAACCAGCTGGAGAAGCTCAAGCGCCGCGTCGCCGATAAGAGGAAGTCGGGCCGCCCGCAGGGAGCCGTGAAGATCAGCATAGAGGGCAGCAGAATGCCCCTGTAGTACCACCTGGTGACCTGTGGGGGGCAGTAAGTCCTTCTGCATGGCGTGTGGTGACTCGTGGTGAAGGTCTGCAGAGAGCTTCCCCCGGAGGAGACGCTCCGCTCCCCGGAACGAGGCGGAGTGGAGCGTCTGTCTGCGGGAGCGTCTTTGTCAGAGAACTGACTCACCTGTGACCAGTGGGGCGTATCGATGCTGTGATTGGTtctaacaaaaacaataatctgAGGTTTACTAACTGCTGCTTCTCTGTAAtattaaagaaacacattaacaaGCGTCTTGGTTGGCTTTTGGATGCTCGGTGACACTGAAGGGCGGAAGGGTGATGAAagggttattacatgaatcctaactgggttattacatgaatcctaactgttattacatgaatcctaactgttattacatgaatcctaactggtttattacatgaatcctaactgttATTACATGtatcctaactgggttattacatgaatcctaactgttATTACATGtatcctaactgggttattacatgaatcctaactgggttattacatgaatcctaactgttattacatgaatcctaactgttattacatgaatcctaactggtttattacatgaatcctaactgttATTACATGtatcctaactgggttattacatgtatcctaactgggttattacatgtatcctaactgggttattactgggttattacataaatcctaactgggttattacatgaatcctaactgggttattacatgaatcctaactgggttattacatgaatcctaactgggttattacatgaatcctaactgggttattacatgaatcctaactgggttattacatgaatcctaactgttattttacatgaatcctaactgggttattacatgtaTTCTAACTGGTTTATTACTGGGTTATTACATAAATCCTAACTggtttattacatgaatcctaactgggttattacatgaatcctaactggtttattacatgaatcctaactgggttattacatgtatcctaactggtttattactgggttattacataaatcctaactggtttattacatgaatcctaactggtttattacatgaatcctaactggtttattactgggttattacataaatcctaactggtttattacatgaatcctaactgggttattacatgaatcctaactgggttattacatgaatcctaactggtttattacatgaatcctaactggtttattacatgaatcctaactgggttattacatgaatcctaactggtttattacatgaatcctaactggtttattacatgaatcctaactgggttattacatgaatcctaactggtttactacatgaatcctaactggtttattacatgaatcctaactggtttattacatgaatcctaactgggttattacatgaatcctaactggtttactacatgaatcctaactggtttattacatgaatcctaactggtttattacatgaatcctaactgggttattacatgaatcctaactgggttattacatgaatcctaactggtttactacatgaatcctaactgggttattacatgaatcctaactgttgttacatgaatcctaattgggttattacatgaatcctaactgggttattacatgaatcctaactgggttattacatgaatcctaactggtttactacatgaatcctaactgggttattacatgaatcctaactgggttattacatgaatcctaactgggttattacatgaatcctaacttattacatgaatcctaactgggttattacatgaatcctaactgggttattacatgaatcctaactgggttattacatgaatcctaactgttattacatgaatcctaactgggttattacatgaatcctaactgggttattacatgaatcctaactgttattacatgaatcctaattgggttattacatgaatcctaactgggttattacatgaatcctaactgggttattacatgaatcctaactggtttactacatgaatcctaactgggttattacatgaatcctaactggtatattacatgaatcctaactgggttattacatgaatcctaactggtttattacatgaatcctaactgggttattacatgaatcctaactggtatattacatgaatcctaactggtttattacatgaatcctaactgggttattacatgaatcctaactgggttattacatgaatcctaactggtttattacatgtatcctaactgggttattacatgtatcctaactgggttattacatgaatcctaactgggttattacatgaatcctaactgggttattacatgaatcctaactgggttattacatgaatcctaactgttattacatgaatcctaactgggttattacatgaatcctaactgggttattacatgaatcctaactgttattacatgaatcctaattgggttattacatgaatcctaactgggttattacatgaatcctaactgggttattacatgaatcctaactggtttactacatgaatcctaactgggttattacatgaatcctaactggtatattacatgaatcctaactgggttattacatgaatcctaactggtttattacatgaatcctaactgggttattacatgaatcctaactggtatattacatgaatcctaactggtttattacatgaatcctaactgggttattacatgaatcctaactgggttattacatgaatcctaactggtttattacatgtatcctaactgggttattacatgtatcctaactgggttattacatgaatcctaactgttattacatgaatcctaactgggttattacatgaatcctaactgttattacatgaatcctaactgggttattacatgaatcctaactgggttattacatgaatcctaactgggttattacatgaatcctaactgttattacatgaatcctaactgggttattacatgaatcctaactgggttattacatgaatcctaactgggttattacatgaatcctaactgttattacatgaatcctaactgggttattacatgaatccgaactgggttattacatgaatcctaactgggttattacatgaatccgaactgttattacatgaatcctaactgggttattacatgaatcctaactgggttattacatgaatcctaactgttattacatgaatcctaactggtttattacatgaatcctaactgggttattacatgaatcctaactgggttattacatgaatcctaactgggttattacatgtaTCCTAACCTCGTCTTAAAGCCGTCGTGTTGGCTGGCTGAAGGTTGCCGGACGCCGTCTCTAACGCAGcgcttcctgtttcctttcaGCACGGCCCGATGAAGAAGGGCGTGACCCGCGTGGACAAACAGATGCGGCGCTTCGCTGACATCCGGCGCCTCACGAAGCCGGGCCACGCCGTGAAGATCAGCG contains:
- the LOC117741613 gene encoding protein IWS1 homolog, translating into MDAEEEDFTSGSRSDDGGGTPVQDEHPASGGEEERSVGRRSEDESSNDGDARRSTETGDPDKEERTGADSDSEAEEAPRGRHGNEEEDDDDDKSTAETAAPHSDEEEEDDAPVKRRVSGSEEESPVKRGASDHEEAGQSSPAKRRGSSSDVEEKEEEEHKETAGSDSDSEEHKAAAPPGRRSNADSDSDTETPAQRKVAQIDSDEEEEKPKEEEGGGGGGGGGKWKAVMQSDSEEEEEEGRRKKAAAGSDGEKEEKEQKNESDEEDEKPVKRKKAILSDSEDDEDEEKPAKRSRAVSDGENSDSDAPPGPDETLAAKLRELGSDSGSEEEEERTKAAGEKKDEKALFGSDSESGDGDEEEKMIADIFGESGDEEEEEFTGFNQEDLDGDKKEAQEQQESDSDDGVDRSGQDTSFMSDFDVMLARRKAMNSRKRRHRDGGTFISDADDVVSAMISKMNEAAEEDRTLNSQKKPALKKLTLLPHVVMHLKKQDLKETFIDSGVMSAIKEWISPLPDKSLPALRIREELLRILHELPSVSQETLKHSGIGRSVMFLYKHPKESRSNKDLALKLINEWSRPIFGLTSNYKGMTREERQQRDLDQQMPQKQRLSSGGQTPRRDLEKQLTGEEKALRPGDPGFCARARVPMPSNKDYVVRPKWNVEMESSRHGPMKKGVTRVDKQMRRFADIRRLTKPGHAVKISVEGNRMPL